The genomic window CAGCGCGTAAGCGTTCTTTGCTCATACTTCCCTTCCCCAATATTTTTTTGAGAACCGCGCCGCGAATCTGTCGGTGCGACCCTTCAAACACTTTTTGTTTTGTGTAATGCTTGCTTTGCCTGTTTGGATTTTTCACTTGTTTGCCAAGGTGAGTGCCATAGTCAAAGAGCGCGTAATACCACTCGCGAGGATTTTGTGTGTCCATTGTCTT from Patescibacteria group bacterium includes these protein-coding regions:
- a CDS encoding A/G-specific adenine glycosylase yields the protein KTMDTQNPREWYYALFDYGTHLGKQVKNPNRQSKHYTKQKVFEGSHRQIRGAVLKKILGKGSMSKERLRAEIKVSDKSLERVLEELIKEKFIMKHRGRYKTV